From the genome of Solibacillus sp. FSL H8-0538:
CGGGATAAAGGATATGACGTATACCAATGCACTCATTGGAAAATTTGAGCTTAATCCTTCTGGAAGGTTAAAGCGCATGCCACTTGGAATGAAACGTAAATTGGCGATTATTACAGCCTTTATGCATGACCCTGCTGTGCTTGTATTAGACGAACCGACAAGCGGTTTAGATCCTATTATGCAAGATCGATTTATCGAATTTATTAAGGAGGAAAAAGAGAGAGGGAAAACCATTTTACTCTCAAGCCATCTTTTCCATGAAATTGATGCAACATGCGACATCATTTCTATTATTAAAAGTGGTCGAATAATTTCGACATTTATAGCAGATGAACTACGCAATTCGTCCGCAAAAACGTATAAATTTGAATTTAAATCACAAGAGCAATTTGACCGCTTTAGCAGTGAAGTTAAAAATCATCTGCATTTTAAAGTACAAACACTAACGTCACATAAAAAACAGGTCATACTTACTGTAGATAGCGCCGCAATTAATGATTTTATAGCGTTTATTGCTATGTATGAGCTAAAGTTTTTCTCAGAAATTAAATTTACGCTGGAAGATTATTTTATGAAGTTTTATGATCGAAATGCAATTGTAGAGAGGGGGATCGAGTAAAATGGCTTTCATTGAAATTGAGCAGATGACGAAAGATTATGGCGATGGGCGAGGCATTTTTAATATAGCTCTATCCATTGAAAGAGGGGAAGTATTTGGCTTTGTTGGTACGAATGGTTCAGGAAAAACGACAACGATACGTCATATGATGGGTTTTTTAAAGCCGCAAAGTGGTCGCGCAATGATTAATGGTTTGGACTGCTGGCGTGATGCTGCGGAAATTAAAAAATGGCTTGGCTATATTCCGGGAGAGATTGCATTTCCTGATGCGTCAACGGGATCAGAATTTTTAAAAGGACAGGCCGAATTGTTAGGGTTAACAGATATGTCTTATGCGGAAACGATCATCCAGAGGTTGCAACTCGATCCAACTGCAAATTTAAAACGTATGTCGAAAGGTATGAAACAAAAAACAGCAATCGTCGCAGCATTGATGGCTGATCCAGATGTATTAATTCTAGATGAGCCTACTACGGGACTTGACCCATTAATGCGAGCTGAATTTATTGCTATATTAATAGACGAGAAGAAAAAAGGGAAAACGATTTTCATGTCGAGCCATATGTTTGAAGAGGTTGAAGAAACATGTGACAAAGTAGCCATGATAAAAGACGGTAAAATTATTGCCATAAAGCCAACTGTAGAAGTAAAGCACAGCAACAATAAAGTGTATAATATTGCATTTGCAACACGGGATGCGTATGAGCTTTTTGGAAATGAGTCGTTTGAAGTGACCGCACAAGATCATGTAAAACAAGAAGTGACGATTCATCTCCATGACAGTCAAATAAATACCTTATTCCACATATTACAAGGGTACAACGTCAAATATATAACGGAAACGAAGTACACACTTGAACAATACTTCAAAAGTCTAAATTAGGGGAGGGGAGTTTCATGTTTAGTAAGACGATTTATAAACACACATTAAAAGCAAATTTTAGGTTATGGCTTATTTTCACCCTTATAATAAGCGTCCTAAATGCATTGATAATCGCAGTCTTTGATCCGAGTACGATTGACAGCATGTCTGAGATGGTGCAAGGAACACCGCTTGAAAATTTATTACAAACAACAACTTTTTTAGGTATGCTTGCGCAGACGTTTTATTCAATCCATGGTGTCATATTACCGCTTGTTTTCATTGTCATGACGGCAAATAGTTTAATAGCGTCACAGGTAGATAGAGGATCCATGGCGTATTTATTATCAACACCCACAAAAAGAAACACAGTCGTATTTACACAAGCTATTTACCTTATCTCAGCTCTGATTGTGATGTTCACTATTTTAACAGGGGTTGGTGTGGCTGCAATAAAGTTTTTCCAAGGAGATATGGAATACAATTTGAATGAGTACGTCATGCTAAATGTCGGTTTATTCCTATTGATGTTTGCAACGAGTAGCATTTCTTTCTTTTTCTCCTGTCTATTCAACCTATCGAAAAACTCATTAGCTCTAGGTGCTGGAATTCCGCTTGCCTTTTTCTTTTTGCAGCTGATGAGCACTTTGGATAGCAGTCTAGAAAATTTGAAATATGTAACGTTAAATGCGTTATTTGATTCTACCGCCATTTTAGCTGGTGAAGGGTATGTATTAAAGCTACTTATTCTGGCCGTTGTTGGGGTTATTCTGTATATGGCCAGCGTTAAAGTATTTAAAGAAAAAGATTTACCACTATAAATCGAGGGCACTTAAAAAGTCTATTTGATTTAGTATAGGGAAGTATGTTATTCGTGAAATAGAATAGGGCAAGATGGTGTGGAGAGCAGAAGCCACTTTTAAAAAGTGTAAAAGCTTGAATGCTTCCTTTATCATTAAGGGCTGTTAAACGCTACTGTAATTTTATTAGCTAATACAACTGTGCTAATCGCGCGGTTGTATTAAGTTAACACTACAAATGTTCACTTCCATATGAACAACTATATATTGCTCAAAAGTTTTTAGCTAATTAGTTGATACTCTTTATGAGAAAGGGCTGTGTTAAAAAGTCAATTTGACTATTAACACAGCCCTTTGGTTTTTTTCGTATTCGTAATAAACATGTTGTTAACAATTAAAAAAGTCACTGTGGCGCAGGTTGTCAGCAGAGAGAGCAACTTGATCGAAGGATTGGCTTAGTTGGTCTATAACTTTGACGAAGTAGTTGAGTTCGTTTTCGATTTTGTTGTTTTGGTGTTTGGTTTCGCCAACTGTTTGTAAGATGTGTTTAAAATCATTTTCTGTTTCTTTTAGTTGGTCATTTCCTTTTGTTACTGCTATTGTAATGGTTTCGAGGGACTTTGTCAGGTTGCCTACTTGTGAATTTAAGGACGTGATTAAAGTCGATACATTGGTTACGGATTTTTTTGTTTCTTCGGAAAGCTTACGGACTTCTCTGGCTACAACAGCAAACCCTTTGCCTACTTCACCAGCACGAGCTGCTTCAATGGTTGCATTTAGTGATAATAAGTTCGTTTGGTCGGCGATAGTCGTAACGATACTGACAATTTCTTGCATTTGTTTTGATATAGAAAGTAATACTTGTACATCCTTTGCTATCGTACAA
Proteins encoded in this window:
- a CDS encoding ABC transporter permease; this encodes MFSKTIYKHTLKANFRLWLIFTLIISVLNALIIAVFDPSTIDSMSEMVQGTPLENLLQTTTFLGMLAQTFYSIHGVILPLVFIVMTANSLIASQVDRGSMAYLLSTPTKRNTVVFTQAIYLISALIVMFTILTGVGVAAIKFFQGDMEYNLNEYVMLNVGLFLLMFATSSISFFFSCLFNLSKNSLALGAGIPLAFFFLQLMSTLDSSLENLKYVTLNALFDSTAILAGEGYVLKLLILAVVGVILYMASVKVFKEKDLPL
- a CDS encoding ABC transporter ATP-binding protein, encoding MAFIEIEQMTKDYGDGRGIFNIALSIERGEVFGFVGTNGSGKTTTIRHMMGFLKPQSGRAMINGLDCWRDAAEIKKWLGYIPGEIAFPDASTGSEFLKGQAELLGLTDMSYAETIIQRLQLDPTANLKRMSKGMKQKTAIVAALMADPDVLILDEPTTGLDPLMRAEFIAILIDEKKKGKTIFMSSHMFEEVEETCDKVAMIKDGKIIAIKPTVEVKHSNNKVYNIAFATRDAYELFGNESFEVTAQDHVKQEVTIHLHDSQINTLFHILQGYNVKYITETKYTLEQYFKSLN
- a CDS encoding ABC transporter ATP-binding protein, which codes for MSVIKIEQLTKDYGHNRGVFDVSFAVEEGTVYGFLGPNGAGKTTAIRHIMGFSRPQKGSTTVNGLNSWEHASEIQKTLGYLPGEIALPENLTGIQFIQMMADLRGIKDMTYTNALIGKFELNPSGRLKRMPLGMKRKLAIITAFMHDPAVLVLDEPTSGLDPIMQDRFIEFIKEEKERGKTILLSSHLFHEIDATCDIISIIKSGRIISTFIADELRNSSAKTYKFEFKSQEQFDRFSSEVKNHLHFKVQTLTSHKKQVILTVDSAAINDFIAFIAMYELKFFSEIKFTLEDYFMKFYDRNAIVERGIE